From the Anaerolineae bacterium genome, one window contains:
- a CDS encoding ABC transporter permease has protein sequence MRNAFLIARRELEAYFISPIAYVVTAAMLVVLGYFFSVILFVTRQASLRPLFGGSALIVLLFVLPLLTMRLLAEEQRSGTIELLVTAPVRDGEIVLGKYLASLAFYLLMLMPTLYYPVVLEVFGRPDWGPILTTYLGIILLGGSLLGVGTLASSLTSNQIVAAVLGVGMALLLWLIPSLAGFVSGPLADVLQYLGLSSHIADFAKGIIDTRHVVYHLSIIAASLFLATRILEIRRWR, from the coding sequence ATGCGTAATGCCTTCCTGATCGCCAGACGAGAGCTGGAAGCGTATTTCATCTCCCCCATCGCCTATGTGGTCACCGCCGCCATGCTGGTGGTGCTGGGCTATTTCTTCAGCGTCATCCTCTTCGTCACCCGACAGGCCTCCCTGCGCCCGCTCTTCGGCGGCAGTGCCCTCATCGTCCTGCTGTTCGTGCTCCCCCTGCTCACCATGCGCCTGCTGGCGGAGGAACAGCGCAGTGGTACCATCGAGCTCCTGGTCACCGCGCCAGTGCGCGATGGGGAGATCGTCCTGGGCAAATACCTGGCCAGCCTGGCTTTTTACCTGCTGATGCTGATGCCCACGCTGTATTACCCGGTGGTGCTGGAAGTGTTTGGCCGGCCCGATTGGGGCCCTATCCTCACCACCTATCTGGGCATCATCCTGCTGGGCGGCTCCTTGCTGGGCGTGGGCACCCTGGCCTCCTCCCTCACCAGCAATCAGATTGTGGCCGCCGTGCTGGGCGTCGGTATGGCGCTCCTGCTGTGGCTCATCCCTTCCCTGGCCGGCTTCGTCAGCGGCCCGCTGGCCGATGTCCTGCAGTACCTGGGGCTCTCCAGCCATATCGCGGACTTCGCCAAGGGGATCATTGACACCCGCCATGTGGTCTATCACCTCAGCATCATCGCCGCCAGCCTCTTTCTGGCCACCCGCATCCTGGAAATAAGGAGGTGGCGGTAA